The DNA segment CCGGCTGCCAGCTTGTCGATTGTTTTCGGATTAAAGCTGACCTCCCAATCGACCGGAGCGTTCGAACTGAGGTTAATGTCCGATAAATCGGCGGTTCCGGTGTTTTTAACCAGCAAATCTATCGTCTTGCTGCCACCTGCGGTAACGTTGGTGCTAAGCAATCCGTTTGGTGTCGTTAGTTCCAAACCGTAGGTGCCGGTAATAACGGCTTCCAGCTTCAGTTCAGAGGAAGTTGATTGGTTGGAGGCGCTGACGGGGATGCTATAGGTTCCTTCCTTGATCTGTTCGGGCGGCTGGACTTTGACGGAGATGGATTGGCTGGTACCAGGTTCTACCTCGACGGAGGAGACCTGATTGTCCCCGGATGTAAAGGTCACATTCCAGCCTGGATCGGCTTGGGCCTGTAAAGCGTAGTTTTGCTTATCGGCCGTCCGATTTTGCAGCTTGAGCGAGTAAGTAAAGCTGGAATCGGATGGTCCCTGCAGGTTCGCCTGATCGGTCGTTAACTCGGTCTGGTAGATTCCTTTCTCTGTAATTTCTACGGTAAAAGGGAGCCGCGCCGCCGAGCCGGCCACAAGCTCAAAATGATAGGTTCCTTTGTCGATTTGTAGAGGAACCGTTACATTTAGCGAGACAGAGCTGGATTCGCCGGGTTTGACGGATATTTCCTTCACCCGCCAGCCTCCGCTGTTCAACTCGGCCGTCCAATCTTTCGGCAAATTATTAAGCTGCAGCGGTACTGTGACGACGTCGGAGGTATTGTTCATGACCTCTACGTTGTAATCCAAGGCTTCGCCGGGCGGGACAGATATTGAGGTATATGGCGAATAAAGCTTGATTCCTCCGGCGGCTGAAGCCGGAACTCCGCCGAACAAGCCGGCTATGAGCATAAACATCATGAGCATGCTCATAAGTTTTATATTCCTTTCCCAAAATTTCATCGTATGAACCCTCCTTAGTATATTTGTTCATTAAGGGTACGAAGGAGCCGGCGATTTGGATTTATCGAAAGCTTAAAATTAGCTAAATATTTGCTTAAAATCAGCTAAAAAGTTACTGATAAAGCAAAAAGGATAATAAAATTTGCTACAATATTCGTAAAAACAGGACCTAAGTAGGCCCAATATGATCCTAAGCTACAGTTATGATCAAGGAGGGACTGGGGGATGAAGGAGAGCCCTGAGTGTTGGCTGGCGGAGATTGCCGAGGGATCGGTCTCTGCCTTTGGCCGATTCTACGATGCTTATGCTCCGATGGTATACAGATTGGCCGAACAGTGCATGAAGGATGCCGCCGAGGCGGAGGACGTTTGTCAAGATGTATTCATGGAGGTGATGGATAAGGCGGGAAGCTATAATCCCGCGCGGGGCAGCGTGGAGGCATGGCTTGCGGTTCGCACGCGAAGCCGGGTCATCGATCGCCTTAGAAAGCAGCAGCGCTGGACGATTGCGGAGGAATGGGTGATCGACAGGGAAGCGGATATTCTGTGGAGCAGCGGAATGGAGTCTGCCGAATATGAAGCGCTGCGCAAATGGGAGAAGGAGCAGCTGAAGCAGGCGATGCTGGCTATCCCGCCGCTGCAGCGGATGGCGCTTCATGGAAGCTATATCGAGCAGCTTTCGCATCGCGAAATTGCCGAGTATATGAAGAAACCTGTAGGGACGGTGAAGTCGCTAATCCGCTACGGCATCCGCAATTTGCGCCGCCATTTGGACGAGATGCATCTGAGCAAGCTGGAAGGGGGAGTGGAGCTGTATGGACAAGAAAAGCTGCAAAAGTAACTCCCCGCAGGCGATGACTTTAATGACGGAACCATGCACTTTGTTCGCAGAGGAGAAGCTGGTCGACTTTGCAATGGGGCAACTGCCGGATGAAGAGCAGGCAACGATTCAGGAGCACCAAAGGCAGTGCCTAGCCTGCGATGCGATGATTCGCGAATGGAAGGAACTGCTCAATCAAGGCGCCGTCGGATCAGGGGAGGACAATCCCGAGAACGCTGTCCATCCTTACATGCAGCGGGAGCCTCAGTCAAGTCTTTCACTGCCACAGCCGCCGCGAAGGCTGCGCCGCCAATTGCTCCTTACGTTCTGGCTGCGTTCGCTTGGTGCTAGATGGACTGCCGCTCGAAGCCGATATATTTTCGGCTCTCTGGGCGGGCTGACAGTGCTCATCCTGCTTTGCGGCTTGCTTTACCGTCCACAGATTTGGAGCGATGAAGATCAGAGCCGGATTGAGCGAGATATTTCGCACCAAATCCATCTCATACAGAGCGCTGAAACGGAGCGGTATCCGATTAAGCCACATCCTCCTTATTACGGGGAAGGCATGGTCTGGCTGAAGCGGGAATCCGGCGAGATGCTGATCGTCGTAGACGGGTTTCATTCATTAGTGGAAAAGGACTATCAGATTTGGCTGCAGATGGATAATGAATCGAGCAGCCCGGGAATTCTTCCGGTGAAGCATCCCGAGGGGAAAAGCTATTACCACGGTTACGGGGCCGCGGAGGCGGAGCGGCTGATTATTAGCCTGGAACCTAAGGGGGGAAGCAGGGTGCAGACAGGACCTGAGGCCGTATTTGTCGAGATGAAACATTAAGCAAAGAATGGTTAAAATGCAGTCCGGAGGCGAAATCGTCTGACATATTATCATCGGTGAACATCGAACAGAGCCGTTGACAAAGCAGCTTGGCAGCAGTGAAGGTCTGCCACAGCTGCTTTTTGACTTGATTTTTTTTATGGAAGCATGGTTTTATAAGGCGGTATACATACCTGGATGATCTGTTACGATAAAGTAAATATACTAGTAATATTAAATTAAGAGGGGAAGCCAGGGCAGAATGTCTAACATGAAGAAACGCTATGTACCGTTTACTTACAAAATGATGATCTCTTATTTGCTGCTTGTTCTGCTGACGGATGTGCTTATCGGTTACATATCTTATACCATGCTAACGGAATCACGGACCGAGATGGCTGAGACGAATATTCGCACGGGGATGCAACAGGCCAGAAATAATATCCAATATCAGATGGATGAAATTCAGCGCATGTCGGATACGTTATTTGGCAGTGTGTCGTTTCAAAGAGCGCTGCAGAAAAGAGGGGAGCCACTAGACATTTATTTGACGATGATGGACGAGGTTATCCCGCAAATCGTCTCACCGCTCCAACTGTTTGGCAATAATATTCGTTTTATGCTGTACACGCCGAATAGCGACATGATCGTTATTACCGGTGACAATCTGGATAAGCCGATCGGGCAAAGTGATTATTACATCCTCCCTCTGCGGGACATCGAGCACACCGAATGGTATCAGTCCCATAAAAACTCGGAGCGCAACAACCTTTGGGTTCAGATTGATACCGATAGAAAGTTAGATCATATCTCTCATATTCGAAAGCTAGTTTCATATAGCGACTATGGATCAGTCATTGGTTTCGTACGAATCACGGTTTCTCTGGAGGATTTATTCGGCAACTTCGCAACTTTTCCGGTAGAAGAAGGCATCACGGTTCGTTTAATCCATCAGAGCACTGGAGAACGAGTATATCAGCGGGGTCAAGCGGAGCAAGTCAATCAAGTGGGAAAGCCGGGGGAAGGCTTGGGAAAGGGCAGCAGGAGGGATGTCTATTTAAGCTTGCATGAATCTATCCCGGGCACTGATTTTGCTATTGAAACACTCGTTCCGGAGGCGTATTTGACCAAAGACGCCGGGAAACTCCAGAGGGCTATTCTCGGGGTATGTGCGATCAGCTTTATTGTTATGACTTTTATCGGATTTATGGTGGCTAGATTAACCGGTAGAAAGATGACCCGAATTGTCATGCTTGTTCGGTCGTTCCAGGAAGGTAACTTTCAAAAACGCATCCGCTTCTCCGGCAATGATGAGTTCGTGCGGATCGCTGAGGCCTTCAATATGATGGCGATGAATATTCAAGAATTGATAGATAGCGTCTATTTACAAGGAATTCAGAAGAAGCAGGCTGAGCTGGAAGCGCTTCAGGCGCAGATCAATCCACATTTTCTATATAACACCCTTTCAACGATTAACAGCCTGGCCAATTTGGGGGAAATCAGCAAAGTCACGGAGATGGTTCAAGGCCTTTCCCGCTTCTATCGCCTCACGCTCAATCAAGGAAATGTGCATATTCTTTTGCGCAAAGAGCTGGAGCAAGTCGAGACCTACCTGGAGATTCAGCGTGTAAAATATGCAGACACGTTTACAGTACATATTGATATGGAGCCTGGAATTATGGATTATCAGGTCATAAAGTTGATTTTGCAGCCATTCGTAGAGAATATTTTCAAGCATGCCTGGTTTGGAGAAACGATAGCCATTCGGATCACCGGCCGGCGCGTTAAAGGAGATATTGAGCTAAAAATTATTGACAACGGCGTAGGAATGCGCCCTGAGCAGGTTAAGCGGTTGAGGATTGGACCTAGTCAAGCCGGAGGATACGGTGTGAAAAATGTGGATGAACGCATCAAGCTCAGGTATGGGGAAGCGTACGGCGTTTACATCGCCAGCATTTATGGGGCGGGGACGACGATATGTCTTCTGTTGCCGGCAGATCGCGGGGAGGTCGAGGATAGGGAGGAGTTCGCAAAATGAGTGTAAATGTATTGCTGGTTGACGATGAAACCATCGATTTGGAATGGCTACGCCGCAGGGTGCTGGCTAGCGAGCTGGATATTCATGTAGCCGGTACGGCAAACAGCGGCTTCTTAGCCCTTAAGGTGCTGGAGGAGCAGCGCGTTGATTTGATTTTGTCGGATATTCGGATGCCGATTATGACGGGAACCGAGTTTGCACGTAAAGCAAAAGCGATAAACCCCGAGGTGAAGGTTGTATTTATTAGCGGGCATGAGGATTTTAATTATGCTAAGGAAGCGATAGAAATTAATGCTTGCGATTATTTGCTAAAGCCAGTGGAAGATAAAGAGTTGTATGCGATGTTGAAAAAGATCTGCGAGGAGGTGGAGAAAGAGAAGGAGCAGGCGCGCACCTTTTCTGAGACATTGTCTCTCGTCAGCGAGGAGCTGCTTCTGCGTTGGTTTGAGCACGGTGATTCCGGCTATGCCGAATCGTATCTGCGTAGCATTCTGGATCCGTTATTGTTAGACGGTACAGCCGCAGCGTTGGTCGAGATTGATGATTTAGAGTGGAAGCTGCAGGATGTATCCGAGGAGGTCAGGAGAACCGAGATCCGGGCTATTGTTGAGAACATTAAAACACTCGCGATGGATACCGAGCTTGGCAGCTTGATTATACCTCGGCAAACGCGTCTAATTATTCTGTCCTCGATTGCTGAGGAGCTATTCTTGAAACGACTAACTGAGCTCATTTATGAGGTAGCGCAGACGACGGACTATACGGTTACGATCGGTGTCGGAAAATATGCTAATGACGCTCAAGGCTTGTATGAGTCTTTCCAGCAGGCCCAGGCTGCGCTAAGCGCAAAATGGCTGCTCGGCAAAAATCGCCTGCTTCGCGATACGACAGAACCTTCTACTCAAGGTGCTCCTTGGACATCGATAGATGATACCGTCTCCGTGATGCTGGGAGCTATCATGGATTACGACTTGGTTATTATTGACGATTGCTTGCTGGATCTGTTGTACAAAGATATGCCGTACGCCAGCAAAAAGGGTGTGTATGAGCTTATTATCCGCATTACGTCAAGCCTTCACGCTGAGCTGCTGCAGCGTAATGAGAATTTGTACGAGCTGCTGGAATGGGAATTGCATCAGCCCGATGTTTTATTTCAATTTGAGACAGTGCATGATGTCCATTCTTGGCTAAGACGAAGATTCTTTGAACTGTCGGAGAAGCTGTACGTTAAGCGACAGCGGCAGAAGCGTAAACTGATTGACGAAATCATGAGCTATGTCGAGGAGCAATTGGAGAAGAAGATTACCTTGAAAGAGGTAGCGAGTCACTTTGATTTTACGCCGAATTACCTGGGGCATTTATTTAAGGAAGAAACGGGAATGCTGTTTAGCGAATATTTGAATGAGCGTAAGATGGAACGGACTTGCGAGCTATTGCGCGATCCGACGTTAAGAGTTTATGAAGTGGCAGAAATAATGGGCTATAAGAACATCATTTATTTTAACAGGCAATTCAAGGCAAGCTTAGGAATGACGCCTGGAGAGTACAGGAAGCAGAATAGAATCTAGCTCAGGAACGAGATTAGCATAGGCGCAATGAATAAGCTCTCGGCTTAAAGGCCGGGGGCATTTTTTTATAGAATGATTCATGAATCGGTGAATTAGTATTATTTTTTGTTGTTTGCCTAAATCCTCCCATCAGAACGGAACCTTTATACTCATTAGTAAGGGTAGCAAGAGATAAAGAAAAGTCCAAAGAAATGACGAGAGGGGAGTAGACATGAAAAATTATCGGTTTTTCAGCGACCTCAAGAAATATAGAGCACTGCTGCTGATGCTCACCCCCGCTGTATTGTTTTTCCTGCTGTTTGCCTATATACCTATGGCCGGCATCGTCCTAGCCTTTAAGCAATTCAACTATCAAGGGGGCATATTCGGAAGCCCGTGGAACGGATTGGAGAACTTTCGATTTTTCATGGAATCGGGCGACGCTTGGCGTGTAACCCGGAATACGGCACTATATAATATTGCGTTCATTATTATCAACAACCTACTGCAAATCGTTACGGCGATTCTGTTGTTCGAGGTAGCCGGCAAATGGTTCCGCAAGGTAACCCAGACGGTGCTGTTCCTGCCGTACTTCATTTCCTGGGTTGTGGTCGGGGCTATCGCTTACAACTTGTTTAATTACGATGTAGGTACATTGAACGTAATGCTAAGCTCCATCGGTCTCGGACCGGTCGATATTTATAACACGGCTGCTTATTGGCCGCTGATTCTTATCGTGGTGTCGGCATGGAAGGCGTTGGGATACGGCTCCATTATGTATTTGGCGGCGATCACGAGCATCGATACGGAAATGTACGAGGCGGCGGAAATTGACGGGGCGAATATTTTTCAGCGGATTCTGAAGATTACCGTACCGAATATCATGCCTACGGTCATTATTTTGTTCCTGCTGGCCATCGGCAATATTTTCCGCGGAGACTTCGGCATGTTCTACAATATGGTCGGCAATAACGGACTTCTCTTCTCGTCCACGGACGTTATTGACACCTATGTGTTCCGTTCGTTAACGACATCCAATGAAATCGGCATGTCTGCAGCAGCAGGGTTTTACCAATCCATCCTGGGATTCGCGACGATTCTGTTGGCCAACTATGCGGTGCGCAAATACGACAAGGATCGTGCCTTGTTCTAGAAAGGGAGGCTTGAGGCAAATGAGTGCGACAACAGCAAATCCCGGTCGTCTGGATCCGGAAATCCGTGCGAATAAAGGCAAGGGGAAATCTTCCGATCGTGTGCTGCTCGCGGTTATCGGATATACGTTACTTACTATTTTGGCGCTATTTTGTATCTTTCCGTTTATACTGATTATCTCTTCCTCGTTGACTGAGGAAAGCTCGATTATCGAGCATGGGTTCAAAATCGTCCCGACCCAATTTTCCTTGGAAGCCTACAGCATATTGTTCAAGTATCCTGCGGATATGCTCAAAGCTTACGGGGTGACGATCAGCGTGACTTTGATCGGAACGGCAGTCGGATTATTTCTGACCTCGATGACGGCTTATGTTCTATCTAGAAAAGATTTCAAGTGGCGCAACCACTTTTCCTTCTTTTTTTTCTTTACGACCTTGTTCAGCGGCGGGCTCGTACCATGGTATTTATTG comes from the Paenibacillus lentus genome and includes:
- a CDS encoding NEW3 domain-containing protein; translated protein: MKFWERNIKLMSMLMMFMLIAGLFGGVPASAAGGIKLYSPYTSISVPPGEALDYNVEVMNNTSDVVTVPLQLNNLPKDWTAELNSGGWRVKEISVKPGESSSVSLNVTVPLQIDKGTYHFELVAGSAARLPFTVEITEKGIYQTELTTDQANLQGPSDSSFTYSLKLQNRTADKQNYALQAQADPGWNVTFTSGDNQVSSVEVEPGTSQSISVKVQPPEQIKEGTYSIPVSASNQSTSSELKLEAVITGTYGLELTTPNGLLSTNVTAGGSKTIDLLVKNTGTADLSDINLSSNAPVDWEVSFNPKTIDKLAAGQSTTVEATITASKKAIAGDYVTGMTASSPESSSSAQFRVAVKGSMLWGWIGVLVIAAILGGIYYLIRKYGRR
- a CDS encoding sensor histidine kinase — translated: MSNMKKRYVPFTYKMMISYLLLVLLTDVLIGYISYTMLTESRTEMAETNIRTGMQQARNNIQYQMDEIQRMSDTLFGSVSFQRALQKRGEPLDIYLTMMDEVIPQIVSPLQLFGNNIRFMLYTPNSDMIVITGDNLDKPIGQSDYYILPLRDIEHTEWYQSHKNSERNNLWVQIDTDRKLDHISHIRKLVSYSDYGSVIGFVRITVSLEDLFGNFATFPVEEGITVRLIHQSTGERVYQRGQAEQVNQVGKPGEGLGKGSRRDVYLSLHESIPGTDFAIETLVPEAYLTKDAGKLQRAILGVCAISFIVMTFIGFMVARLTGRKMTRIVMLVRSFQEGNFQKRIRFSGNDEFVRIAEAFNMMAMNIQELIDSVYLQGIQKKQAELEALQAQINPHFLYNTLSTINSLANLGEISKVTEMVQGLSRFYRLTLNQGNVHILLRKELEQVETYLEIQRVKYADTFTVHIDMEPGIMDYQVIKLILQPFVENIFKHAWFGETIAIRITGRRVKGDIELKIIDNGVGMRPEQVKRLRIGPSQAGGYGVKNVDERIKLRYGEAYGVYIASIYGAGTTICLLLPADRGEVEDREEFAK
- a CDS encoding anti-sigma factor, with the protein product MDKKSCKSNSPQAMTLMTEPCTLFAEEKLVDFAMGQLPDEEQATIQEHQRQCLACDAMIREWKELLNQGAVGSGEDNPENAVHPYMQREPQSSLSLPQPPRRLRRQLLLTFWLRSLGARWTAARSRYIFGSLGGLTVLILLCGLLYRPQIWSDEDQSRIERDISHQIHLIQSAETERYPIKPHPPYYGEGMVWLKRESGEMLIVVDGFHSLVEKDYQIWLQMDNESSSPGILPVKHPEGKSYYHGYGAAEAERLIISLEPKGGSRVQTGPEAVFVEMKH
- a CDS encoding response regulator, which produces MSVNVLLVDDETIDLEWLRRRVLASELDIHVAGTANSGFLALKVLEEQRVDLILSDIRMPIMTGTEFARKAKAINPEVKVVFISGHEDFNYAKEAIEINACDYLLKPVEDKELYAMLKKICEEVEKEKEQARTFSETLSLVSEELLLRWFEHGDSGYAESYLRSILDPLLLDGTAAALVEIDDLEWKLQDVSEEVRRTEIRAIVENIKTLAMDTELGSLIIPRQTRLIILSSIAEELFLKRLTELIYEVAQTTDYTVTIGVGKYANDAQGLYESFQQAQAALSAKWLLGKNRLLRDTTEPSTQGAPWTSIDDTVSVMLGAIMDYDLVIIDDCLLDLLYKDMPYASKKGVYELIIRITSSLHAELLQRNENLYELLEWELHQPDVLFQFETVHDVHSWLRRRFFELSEKLYVKRQRQKRKLIDEIMSYVEEQLEKKITLKEVASHFDFTPNYLGHLFKEETGMLFSEYLNERKMERTCELLRDPTLRVYEVAEIMGYKNIIYFNRQFKASLGMTPGEYRKQNRI
- a CDS encoding RNA polymerase sigma factor, which produces MKESPECWLAEIAEGSVSAFGRFYDAYAPMVYRLAEQCMKDAAEAEDVCQDVFMEVMDKAGSYNPARGSVEAWLAVRTRSRVIDRLRKQQRWTIAEEWVIDREADILWSSGMESAEYEALRKWEKEQLKQAMLAIPPLQRMALHGSYIEQLSHREIAEYMKKPVGTVKSLIRYGIRNLRRHLDEMHLSKLEGGVELYGQEKLQK
- a CDS encoding ABC transporter permease; translation: MKNYRFFSDLKKYRALLLMLTPAVLFFLLFAYIPMAGIVLAFKQFNYQGGIFGSPWNGLENFRFFMESGDAWRVTRNTALYNIAFIIINNLLQIVTAILLFEVAGKWFRKVTQTVLFLPYFISWVVVGAIAYNLFNYDVGTLNVMLSSIGLGPVDIYNTAAYWPLILIVVSAWKALGYGSIMYLAAITSIDTEMYEAAEIDGANIFQRILKITVPNIMPTVIILFLLAIGNIFRGDFGMFYNMVGNNGLLFSSTDVIDTYVFRSLTTSNEIGMSAAAGFYQSILGFATILLANYAVRKYDKDRALF